The Vibrio toranzoniae sequence TGGAATGGTGAATACATAAGCCCATATGCTGAGCATGGAAAGAAAAGCGAACAAGTAAAGAAAATTACAGTTTCTATCCCTCTAAAAGTGTTAAAGGTTCTCACTGACGAGCGTACTCGCCGCCAGATTAATAACCTGCGCCATGCAACAAACAGTGAGCTACTGTGCGAAGCCTTTCTACATGCGTACACAGGCCAACCACTACCAACGGATGAAGATCTCCGTAAAGACCGTCCAGACGATATCCCTACTGAAGTAAAAAGGCTGATGACAGAGATGGGGATCGAATTCGAAGCGTTTGACGAATAATAAAAACAACTCAGTCACCGCCTTTACTACTGATTCGTTATAGCGGCCCCTATTCATAACATCACTCACTATACTGCTTGCGAGTGGGCTGTGAGTGATAGATATAAAAAAACCGACTCCTAATGAGTCGGTTTTTATTATTCTTGCCCATAGCGAAACCGCTACAGAGAATCCACCACAGCGGGCTATTACGCCATATAGTTAGCTGGCATATCAATACGCGCAACGCCAGATTCAACGGCCGCTTCCGCTACCGCTTTTGCTACTCGAGGAAGCAGACGCGGGTCCATTGGCTTAGGAATGATATAGCTCTTACCAAACTCCAGCGCCGTCTCACCTGCTGCCGCTAATACTTCAGCTGGCACTTCTTCTTTCGCCAGTTCACGAATAGCATGAACCGCCGCCAGTTTCATCTCATCATTAATTTCGCTCGCACGCACATCTAGCGCACCACGGAAAATGAATGGGAAACAAAGTACGTTGTTAACTTGGTTCGGGTAATCACTGCGGCCTGTACCCATAATAAGGTCTTTTCGAACTTCATGAGCAAGATCTGGTTTGATTTCTGGATCTGGGTTTGAACATGCAAACACAATCGGCTTATCAGCCATTAGTGTTAGTGCTTCAGCTGGTAGTAAGTTAGGGCCAGACACACCCAAGAATAGATCCGCATCTTCGATAACATCTTCAAGAGTACGTTTGTCAGTGTTGTTTGCGAATAGTTCTTTGTACTCATTAAGGTCATCACGACGAGTGTGGATTACCCCCTTACGGTCCAGCATGTAGATCTTCTCACGCTGGGCGCCACACTTAATCAGCAGTTCCATACAAGCAACCGCTGCTGCGCCTGCACCTAAACAAACGATCTTACATTCTTCTAGTTTCTTACCTTGAAGTTCAATTGCGTTCAGCATACCAGCTGCTGTTACAATCGCAGTACCGTGTTGGTCATCGTGGAATACTGGAACATCACAACGTTCAATCAGGCGACGTTCAATCTCAAAACAATCTGGTGCTTTGATGTCTTCTAGGTTAATACCACCGAATGTATCTGCGATATTGGCAACGGTATCTACAAACTCATCGATTGTGCGGTGTTTCACTTCAATATCAATAGAATCTAAACCTGCAAAGCGCTTAAACAGTAACGCTTTACCTTCCATTACCGGCTTAGAAGCAATAGGGCCAAGATTTCCAAGACCAAGAATCGCCGTACCGTTAGAGATAACTGCAACCATGTTGCCTTTACCCGTGTATTTATAAACGTTATCTACGTTTTGTGCGATTTCGCGAACAGGTTCAGCCACGCCAGGGCTGTATGCAAGTGCTAGATCTTCTGCAGAATCTGCAGGCTTTGTCAGTTCTACGGCAATTTTGCCTGGAATTGGGAACTCATGATAATCAAGAGCTTGCTGACGAAATTGTTCTTGAGGCGATAACTCTTGAGAGGATTGGTCTTGTCGGCTGTCTTCAGACATAGGTGTAGGTTCCTAGGTTATTATTATTTGGGGGTCTTGTTCATGTTAATGGATGTACTTCAAAGTTCCTAGGTAGTTAAAGCCTCTGTCTCATTAAAAAACGAGATTTAACTACTAATAAGACCAGTGAGCAGTGGAAATTACTATTGCCTGTTGAACTTTCAAGCGAATTTCTAAATAGAAGTAGCGGAACGACCGTTGTGGAAAATTCGGATCAACGACCTATCATTTGTATTAATTGCCTACCTATTGAATAACTAGATAGCAGAGCAGTATCCATCATTTACTCAAATTATAGGCAACAAAAAAGGACACCTAAGTGTCCTTTTTCATGTCTAAA is a genomic window containing:
- the metJ gene encoding met regulon transcriptional regulator MetJ — protein: MADWNGEYISPYAEHGKKSEQVKKITVSIPLKVLKVLTDERTRRQINNLRHATNSELLCEAFLHAYTGQPLPTDEDLRKDRPDDIPTEVKRLMTEMGIEFEAFDE
- a CDS encoding malic enzyme-like NAD(P)-binding protein, with amino-acid sequence MSEDSRQDQSSQELSPQEQFRQQALDYHEFPIPGKIAVELTKPADSAEDLALAYSPGVAEPVREIAQNVDNVYKYTGKGNMVAVISNGTAILGLGNLGPIASKPVMEGKALLFKRFAGLDSIDIEVKHRTIDEFVDTVANIADTFGGINLEDIKAPDCFEIERRLIERCDVPVFHDDQHGTAIVTAAGMLNAIELQGKKLEECKIVCLGAGAAAVACMELLIKCGAQREKIYMLDRKGVIHTRRDDLNEYKELFANNTDKRTLEDVIEDADLFLGVSGPNLLPAEALTLMADKPIVFACSNPDPEIKPDLAHEVRKDLIMGTGRSDYPNQVNNVLCFPFIFRGALDVRASEINDEMKLAAVHAIRELAKEEVPAEVLAAAGETALEFGKSYIIPKPMDPRLLPRVAKAVAEAAVESGVARIDMPANYMA